GGGACGTTGACCTCTTTGGCGTAGATGTCCGCCACCTCGCCCACAGTGGAGCAGGAGTTGACGATCAGGTCCGCACCGGAGATCTCCGCCGCCTTGGCGTACAGGGTCATCCGGTCGATGACCGCCTGGCTGGGGCCGCCATTGGCCCGGACATCAGTGAGCAGGGTGCTGTCGGTGATGAATTCCACCCGCACGCCGGGGACCTTCTCCTTCAGGAAGGCGACGGTGTCCTCCCGCTTGGCGAAGCTGGTCTGAAGAATACACACATGAGGTGCTGCCATAGTTGGGTTCATCCTTTCTCACATTTTCTGCACTTCGGGCAGGGACAGCGCCCTGTCCGAAGTGCCTGTCTCTTTTAAACCCTTCCGGGCCACCAGAGCCTTGGCCTTGGCCACGATGGAGTCCACGTCCATGCCGTGGTCCTTGTAGATCAGCTCCGGGTCGCCGGACTCACCAAAGCGGTCCTGGATGCCCACGATCTCCATGGGTACGGGGCAGTTGCCCACCACCACCTCAGCCACGGCGGAGCCCAGTCCGCCGAAGATGGAGTGTCCTCGATGGTCATGATGGCCCCGGTCTCGCCGGCCGCCTTCAGCACGGCCTCCTTGTCCAGAGGCTTGATGGTGGCCATGTCCA
This portion of the Lawsonibacter asaccharolyticus genome encodes:
- a CDS encoding transketolase pyridine binding domain protein, which codes for MAEVVVGNCPVPMEIVGIQDRFGESGDPELIYKDHGMDVDSIVAKAKALVARKGLKETGTSDRALSLPEVQKM